The following coding sequences are from one archaeon BMS3Bbin15 window:
- the hflK gene encoding modulator of FtsH protease HflK, with protein MALLDGISIIIPVVLIVIAIVVSGVKVVSEYERGVIYRMGRYVGVKGPGMFYIIPMVDRMFKLDLRTITMDVPSQDVITRDNVPVRVNAVIYFRTIDPGKAINEVENYLAATSMIAQTTLRSVVGEAELDELLSEREKLNERLQKIIDTQTDPWGIKVTAVEIKDVEIPQDMQRAMAAQAEAERERRAKIISAQGEYQAAEKLSQAAEIMSEHPASLQLRFLQTVTEAASEKSSIFVLPIPIDIIQGFMNMNQKKKE; from the coding sequence ATGGCATTACTGGATGGTATTTCTATTATAATCCCTGTTGTGCTTATTGTTATTGCTATAGTTGTTTCAGGAGTAAAAGTTGTAAGTGAATATGAACGTGGTGTTATTTATAGGATGGGTAGATATGTTGGGGTCAAAGGTCCTGGTATGTTCTACATTATACCAATGGTAGATAGAATGTTCAAGCTTGACCTGAGAACCATAACCATGGATGTGCCATCTCAGGATGTCATAACCCGAGATAATGTACCGGTCAGAGTGAATGCTGTGATTTACTTCAGGACTATTGACCCTGGCAAGGCAATAAATGAAGTGGAGAATTATCTTGCAGCCACAAGTATGATAGCCCAGACTACACTCAGAAGTGTTGTAGGTGAAGCAGAGCTTGATGAACTTCTGAGTGAGAGGGAAAAACTGAATGAAAGGCTTCAAAAGATTATAGATACCCAGACAGACCCATGGGGTATAAAGGTTACTGCCGTTGAAATCAAGGATGTTGAAATACCTCAGGATATGCAGCGTGCCATGGCTGCTCAGGCAGAAGCTGAAAGGGAAAGAAGAGCAAAGATTATCTCAGCACAGGGTGAATATCAGGCTGCAGAGAAGCTTAGTCAGGCCGCAGAAATAATGAGTGAACATCCAGCATCTCTTCAGCTGAGATTTCTTCAGACTGTTACAGAGGCAGCCAGTGAGAAGTCTTCAATCTTTGTCTTGCCTATACCAATAGATATCATCCAGGGATTTATGAATATGAATCAAAAGAAGAAGGAGTAA